In one Bactrocera tryoni isolate S06 chromosome 5, CSIRO_BtryS06_freeze2, whole genome shotgun sequence genomic region, the following are encoded:
- the LOC120776774 gene encoding uncharacterized protein LOC120776774 yields MSFFRNFRAKTRSKSTSRDTTPVNTNSRPGSVISNTTTHTLGSYSARRESIDSRTDSLLNRSDTFILNSDQEDKEESKQNSSNSSTLEKKSKKSKVLSKFATFTKRKKTPTPEKVDSLEHHPSDNATNTYYKWKADGPTSAHTLDYDSQSDPFNFLYEQHSSLKEMQQGSSSGSMHSSHSSNSSLHNQPFDSSTYRKGKIPTQLKEQLSQLKTQTKPDLHEDEELTAEQESAADKYKTVTLNSFRKSFREKFLLNQHNPPHNPAWFVEVEPPKCETLARCESKENRPDFLVFENENYRPNSRSPVRDSKERTPRNNSRSPVKRNETFRMERPTFDATKSSTERHKGISTLVEPSIRIEIKNSIAPNMPSRMVPVGVAKPMLSPHNTQENYHSTTARSNAAVTANAVQPIKPNKAVGRDKSPLHNWGKPITVTPVRYPTAAKSGATTTTTGRYQTLVQIRNEANAKAAPTPNQTQRSPVGRSRLSTRIQLGGAGGSPTLQKRLNTPGTRHSLATPLQTTTLNSYELLKNTPALQTKSAVEQRKLQQPKHTYFGDAALHTANSNNNSKNISTTTFSMGRTPVHSTIGGFGGASSYATSASRLQQPQVLRATGGGTNYRTQQQQQQQQQQQHQRVLVPTQRRSRSPIKIPWR; encoded by the coding sequence ATGTCGTTCTTTCGAAACTTCCGCGCGAAAACGCGTAGTAAGAGTACGTCTCGCGACACCACACCTGTGAATACGAACTCACGCCCCGGCAGCGTGATTAGCAACACAACGACGCATACACTTGGCTCATATTCGGCACGTCGTGAATCGATTGATTCGCGCACTGATTCACTGCTCAATCGTAGCGACACCTTCATACTGAACTCCGATCAGGAGGATAAGGAGGAAAGCAAACAGAATTCGTCGAATAGCTCAACGCTGgagaaaaagtcgaaaaaatcGAAAGTTCTAAGTAAATTTGCCACTTTTACCAAACGCAAGAAGACGCCAACGCCGGAAAAAGTCGATTCCTTGGAGCATCACCCGAGTGATAATGCCACCAACACTTACTACAAATGGAAAGCCGATGGTCCGACTTCGGCTCATACATTGGATTATGATTCACAGTCGGATCCGTTTAATTTCCTATACGAACAACATTCCAGTTTAAAGGAAATGCAACAGGGCAGTAGTAGTGGCTCCATGCACTCATCGCACAGCTCCAACTCCAGCCTACACAATCAGCCTTTTGACTCGTCCACCTATCGCAAGGGCAAAATACCAACACAGTTAAAGGAACAATTGTCACAGCTGAAAACACAAACCAAGCCCGACTTGCACGAAGATGAGGAACTTACAGCTGAGCAGGAGTCCGCGGCGGATAAATATAAGACAGTGACGCTCAACAGTTTTCGTAAGTCATTTCGTGAAAAATTTCTGTTGAATCAACACAATCCACCACATAATCCTGCTTGGTTTGTGGAGGTTGAACCGCCCAAATGCGAAACGCTCGCGCGCTGTGAATCCAAAGAGAATCGTCCCGACTTTCTTGTTTTCGAGAATGAAAATTACCGCCCCAATTCACGTTCACCGGTACGTGATAGCAAAGAGCGTACGCCACGCAACAACAGCCGTTCACCGGTTAAACGTAACGAGACATTCCGCATGGAACGACCGACATTCGATGCGACCAAAAGTAGTACAGAACGTCACAAGGGCATATCGACGCTAGTGGAGCCATCGATACGCATTGAAATTAAGAATTCAATAGCGCCGAATATGCCTTCGCGCATGGTGCCGGTGGGCGTGGCGAAACCCATGCTCTCGCCACACAATACGCAGGAAAATTATCACAGTACAACGGCGCGCAGTAATGCGGCGGTCACCGCCAACGCTGTACAGCCAATTAAGCCGAATAAAGCGGTTGGTCGTGATAAGTCGCCGCTGCATAACTGGGGTAAGCCGATCACCGTCACACCGGTACGCTATCCAACGGCCGCCAAAAGCGGCGCAACCACAACAACGACTGGCCGTTACCAAACATTGGTGCAAATACGCAATGAGGCCAATGCTAAAGCGGCGCCCACACCGAATCAGACGCAGCGGTCACCAGTGGGCCGCAGTCGTCTATCTACGCGCATACAACTGGGTGGAGCTGGCGGCTCGCCCACCTTACAGAAGCGTCTCAATACGCCCGGTACACGCCATTCACTTGCCACACCCTTACAAACGACGACGCTCAACAGCTATGAGCTGCTGAAAAACACGCCAGCATTGCAAACTAAGTCCGCCGTGGAGCAACGGAAGCTGCAACAGCCAAAGCACACTTACTTTGGCGACGCGGCCCTGCATACCgccaacagtaacaacaacagtaaaaacaTTTCGACGACTACCTTTTCGATGGGTCGCACGCCGGTTCATTCAACTATCGGCGGTTTCGGCGGCGCCAGCAGCTATGCAACGTCTGCGAGTCGGCTGCAACAACCGCAAGTGCTGCGCGCAACTGGCGGCGGTACCAACTACCGaacgcagcagcaacagcaacaacaacaacaacaacaacaccagcgtGTGCTTGTGCCAACACAGAGGCGTTCGCGATCGCCGATCAAAATACCATGGCGTTGA